A window from Streptomyces sp. NBC_00335 encodes these proteins:
- the hpnE gene encoding hydroxysqualene dehydroxylase HpnE — translation MTAHDAVVVGGGLAGVTAALELADAGLRVTLLEGRPRLGGLAFSFKRGELTVDNGQHVYLRCCTAYRWFLDRVEGTDLAPLQDRLDVPVLDVAHPGGPRLGRLRRSALPVPLHLAGSLARYPHLSLAERASVGRAALALRRLDPADPALDGVDFATWLGRYGQSPRTIEALWDLVGIATLNATAAQSSLGLAAMVFKTGLLSENGAADIGWARVPLGDLHDTLARKALDAAGVRTELRTRVTDISRTEEGGWRVATEGDSFDAGTVVLAVPQREAHGLLPAGALADPDKLLDIGTAPILNVHVVYDRKVLKQPFFAALGSPVQWVFDRTDSSGLPDGGQYLALSQSVAHEDIDEPVSVLRAKYLPELERLLPAARGAKVRDFFVTRERTATFAPTPGVGRLRPGTRTDTPGLFLAGAWTATGWPATMESAVRSGLSAAHAALVPLGRHREHPLQEAV, via the coding sequence ATGACCGCGCACGACGCCGTGGTCGTCGGCGGCGGGCTCGCCGGCGTCACCGCCGCGCTGGAACTCGCCGACGCGGGCCTGCGGGTGACCCTGCTGGAGGGCCGGCCCCGCCTCGGCGGCCTGGCGTTCTCCTTCAAGCGCGGCGAACTGACCGTCGACAACGGCCAGCACGTCTACCTGCGCTGCTGCACCGCCTACCGGTGGTTCCTCGACCGCGTCGAAGGCACGGACCTGGCGCCCCTGCAGGACCGGCTCGACGTGCCCGTGCTCGACGTCGCCCACCCCGGCGGCCCCCGGCTCGGCCGGCTGCGGCGCAGCGCCTTGCCCGTACCGCTGCACCTGGCCGGCTCGCTGGCCCGCTACCCGCACCTCTCGCTCGCCGAGCGGGCCTCCGTCGGGCGCGCCGCCCTCGCGCTGCGCCGCCTCGACCCCGCCGACCCGGCGCTCGACGGCGTCGACTTCGCGACCTGGCTCGGCCGGTACGGCCAGTCCCCGCGCACCATCGAGGCGCTGTGGGACCTCGTCGGCATCGCCACGCTCAACGCCACCGCCGCGCAGTCCTCGCTGGGGCTGGCCGCCATGGTCTTCAAGACCGGCCTGCTCTCCGAGAACGGCGCGGCCGACATCGGCTGGGCCCGCGTACCGCTCGGCGACCTGCACGACACCCTCGCCCGCAAGGCCCTGGACGCCGCCGGGGTGCGCACCGAACTGCGCACCCGGGTCACGGACATCTCCCGTACCGAGGAGGGCGGTTGGCGGGTGGCCACCGAGGGCGACTCGTTCGACGCGGGCACCGTCGTCCTCGCCGTCCCGCAGCGCGAGGCGCACGGACTGCTGCCCGCCGGAGCGCTCGCCGACCCCGACAAGCTGCTCGACATCGGCACCGCGCCGATCCTCAACGTGCACGTCGTGTACGACCGCAAGGTGCTCAAGCAGCCCTTCTTCGCGGCGCTCGGCTCGCCGGTCCAGTGGGTCTTCGACCGCACCGACTCCTCCGGACTCCCCGACGGCGGCCAGTACCTGGCGCTGTCCCAGTCCGTCGCGCACGAGGACATCGACGAGCCCGTCTCGGTCCTGCGCGCCAAGTACCTGCCCGAGCTGGAACGGCTGCTGCCCGCCGCGCGCGGAGCCAAGGTGCGCGACTTCTTCGTCACCCGGGAGCGCACGGCGACCTTCGCCCCCACCCCCGGCGTCGGCCGGCTGCGGCCCGGAACCCGGACCGACACGCCGGGGCTCTTCCTCGCCGGTGCGTGGACCGCGACGGGTTGGCCCGCGACCATGGAGAGCGCCGTCCGCAGCGGACTGAGCGCGGCCCAC
- the hpnD gene encoding presqualene diphosphate synthase HpnD, translating into MSPTVEGPTHASAPGAPTAMSAPISAAYSYCEAVTGSQARNFAYGIRLLPADKRQAMSALYAFSRRVDDIGDGTLPHEVKLTRLEETRTLLGRIRAEEIDEDDTDPVAVALAHASRRFPIPLEGLDELIDGVLMDVRGETYETWDDLKVYCRCVAGAIGRLSLGVFGTATSNGSAGSGAHDAARAGEYADTLGLALQLTNILRDVREDADNGRTYLPAEDLAKFGCSDGFRSERMPRGSDFAGLVHHEVRRARALFVEGYRLLPLLDRRSGACVAAMAGIYRRLLDRIEREPEAVLRGRVSLPPHEKAYVAVRGLSGLDARTIARQSTRRRL; encoded by the coding sequence GTGAGCCCGACCGTGGAGGGCCCCACACACGCGTCCGCACCGGGCGCGCCGACAGCGATGTCCGCACCGATTTCCGCTGCCTACAGCTACTGCGAGGCCGTGACCGGCTCGCAGGCGCGCAACTTCGCCTACGGCATCCGGCTGCTGCCCGCGGACAAGCGCCAGGCGATGTCCGCGCTGTACGCCTTCTCCCGGCGGGTCGACGACATCGGTGACGGCACGCTGCCGCACGAGGTCAAACTGACCCGGCTGGAAGAGACCCGCACCCTGCTCGGACGGATCCGCGCCGAGGAGATCGACGAGGACGACACCGACCCGGTCGCGGTCGCCCTCGCGCACGCCTCGCGCCGCTTCCCGATCCCGCTCGAAGGGCTCGACGAACTCATCGACGGCGTCCTCATGGACGTCCGCGGCGAGACGTACGAGACCTGGGACGATCTCAAGGTCTACTGCCGCTGCGTGGCCGGGGCCATCGGCCGGCTCTCGCTCGGCGTGTTCGGCACCGCAACCTCCAACGGATCTGCCGGGTCCGGCGCGCACGACGCGGCACGGGCCGGCGAGTACGCCGACACCCTCGGTCTCGCCCTGCAACTCACCAACATCCTGCGGGACGTTCGCGAGGACGCGGACAACGGCCGGACCTACCTGCCCGCCGAGGACCTCGCCAAGTTCGGCTGCTCCGACGGTTTCCGCAGCGAGCGGATGCCCCGCGGCTCCGACTTCGCCGGGCTCGTCCACCACGAAGTGCGGCGCGCCCGCGCCCTGTTCGTGGAGGGCTACCGGCTGCTGCCCCTGCTCGACCGGCGCAGCGGCGCCTGCGTCGCGGCCATGGCCGGCATCTACCGGCGACTCCTCGACCGCATCGAGCGCGAGCCGGAGGCGGTGCTCCGCGGCCGGGTCTCGCTGCCGCCGCACGAGAAGGCGTACGTGGCCGTCCGCGGCCTCTCCGGCCTGGACGCGCGGACCATCGCGCGCCAGAGCACCAGGAGGCGGCTCTGA
- the hpnC gene encoding squalene synthase HpnC — MPDASGSFPAHPGAATLGKARSENFPVAPAFLPRAWREGLMAVYGYARLVDDIGDGDLAPGGHDAVLLGLDPAATDDRSAMLDALEADLGRVFGGTDGPPRHPLMLALQPVVRAHGLTPESFLGLIEANRQDQRVARYETYGDLLGYCELSANPVGRLVLDLTGTRTPERIRRSDAVCTALQIAEHLQDVAEDLARDRIYLPGEDMRRFHVTETDLKAPSAGASVRALVAFETERARELLDEGMPLVGSVHGRLRLLLAGFVGGGRAALRAVTAAGFDVLPGPPKATKSGLLREVAAVLRTAPRKG; from the coding sequence CTGCCCGACGCCTCCGGCTCCTTCCCCGCCCACCCGGGCGCCGCCACCCTCGGCAAGGCGCGCTCCGAGAACTTCCCCGTCGCCCCCGCCTTCCTGCCCCGCGCCTGGCGCGAGGGCCTGATGGCGGTCTACGGGTATGCCCGCCTGGTCGACGACATCGGCGACGGCGACCTCGCCCCGGGCGGCCACGACGCCGTGCTGCTCGGTCTCGACCCCGCCGCCACGGACGACCGGTCCGCCATGCTCGACGCCCTCGAAGCAGACCTCGGGCGGGTCTTCGGCGGCACCGACGGGCCTCCGCGCCATCCGCTGATGCTGGCCCTGCAGCCCGTCGTGCGCGCCCACGGGCTCACCCCCGAATCGTTTCTCGGGCTCATCGAGGCCAACCGCCAGGACCAGCGGGTCGCGCGCTACGAGACGTACGGCGACCTCCTCGGCTACTGCGAGCTCTCCGCCAACCCGGTGGGCCGCCTCGTGCTCGACCTCACCGGCACCAGAACCCCCGAGCGGATCCGCCGCTCCGACGCCGTCTGCACCGCCCTGCAGATCGCCGAACACCTCCAGGACGTCGCCGAGGACCTCGCCCGGGACCGGATCTACCTCCCGGGCGAGGACATGCGCCGCTTCCACGTCACCGAGACCGACCTGAAGGCCCCGTCCGCGGGCGCGTCCGTACGCGCCCTCGTCGCCTTCGAAACCGAACGGGCACGGGAACTCCTCGACGAAGGCATGCCGCTCGTGGGCAGCGTCCACGGAAGGCTCCGGCTGCTGCTCGCGGGCTTCGTGGGAGGAGGACGCGCCGCCCTGCGAGCCGTCACCGCCGCCGGCTTCGACGTCCTTCCCGGCCCGCCCAAGGCCACCAAGAGCGGCCTGCTCCGCGAGGTGGCCGCCGTCCTGCGCACAGCGCCGAGAAAGGGGTGA
- a CDS encoding ABC transporter ATP-binding protein, with protein sequence MADNNQGHVPTVIADDVHIVYRVNTGSSGRGSATAALSKIVRRRGDAPGVRRVHAVRGVSFTAYRGQAIGVIGSNGSGKSTLLRAIAGLLPCESGKVYTDGQPSLLGVNAALMNDLTGERNVVLGGLAMGMTRAQIRERYDDIVDFSGINEKGDFISLPMRTYSSGMAARLRFSIAAAKDHDVLMIDEALATGDRKFQVRSEARIRELRQTAGTVFLVSHNNKSIRDTCDRVLWLERGELLMDGPTEEVVSAYEKATS encoded by the coding sequence GTGGCTGACAACAACCAGGGGCACGTCCCCACCGTCATCGCCGACGACGTGCACATCGTCTACCGGGTCAACACCGGCAGCTCCGGCAGGGGCAGTGCCACGGCGGCGCTCAGCAAGATAGTCCGCCGGCGCGGCGACGCACCGGGCGTCCGCCGGGTCCACGCCGTGCGAGGGGTCTCCTTCACGGCGTACCGGGGCCAGGCCATCGGTGTCATCGGCTCCAACGGCTCCGGCAAGTCCACCCTGCTGCGCGCCATCGCGGGGCTCCTGCCCTGCGAGTCGGGCAAGGTCTACACCGACGGCCAGCCCTCGCTGCTGGGCGTCAACGCGGCGCTGATGAACGACCTCACCGGTGAGCGCAACGTGGTCCTCGGCGGTCTCGCGATGGGCATGACCCGCGCGCAGATCCGCGAGCGCTACGACGACATCGTCGACTTCTCGGGCATCAACGAGAAGGGGGACTTCATCTCCCTGCCGATGCGGACCTACTCCTCCGGCATGGCGGCGCGCCTGCGCTTCTCCATCGCCGCGGCGAAGGACCACGACGTCCTGATGATCGACGAGGCGCTGGCCACCGGTGACCGGAAGTTCCAGGTGCGTTCCGAGGCCCGCATCCGCGAACTGCGCCAGACGGCCGGAACCGTTTTCCTGGTGAGTCACAACAACAAGTCCATCCGCGACACCTGCGACCGGGTGCTGTGGCTGGAGCGGGGCGAACTCCTGATGGACGGCCCCACCGAGGAAGTCGTCTCGGCATACGAGAAGGCGACCAGCTGA
- a CDS encoding ABC transporter permease, which translates to MSDTTQDGALATSKRPSEDAGLSPAELARKYGLSVSGARPGLAAYVRELWDRRHFIIAFSRAKLMAQYSQAKLGQIWQVATPLLNALVYYLIFGLILNAGQGIAKDDYIPFLVIGVFVFTFSQSSLMAGVRAIPSNIGLVRALHFPRASLPISFSLQQLQQLMFSMIVVFLVAVGFGNYPSLSWLLVIPALILQFAFNTGLALIFARMGAKTPDLAQLMPFVTRTWMYASGVMFSIKTMLEGKPEWIADVLQWNPAAIYMDLIRFALIDGYGRENLPPHVWAFAAGWAVLIGAGGFVYFWKAEERYGRG; encoded by the coding sequence GTGAGTGACACAACCCAGGACGGAGCCCTTGCCACGAGCAAGCGGCCGTCCGAAGACGCCGGGCTGAGCCCCGCGGAGCTCGCCAGGAAGTACGGCCTGTCCGTCAGCGGAGCCCGGCCGGGCCTGGCAGCGTACGTGCGCGAGCTCTGGGACCGCCGGCACTTCATCATCGCGTTCTCCCGCGCCAAGCTGATGGCCCAGTACAGCCAGGCGAAGCTCGGCCAGATCTGGCAGGTGGCGACCCCACTGCTGAACGCGCTGGTCTACTACTTGATCTTCGGGCTGATCCTGAATGCCGGCCAGGGCATCGCCAAGGACGACTACATCCCCTTCCTGGTGATCGGCGTCTTCGTCTTCACCTTCTCGCAGTCCTCGCTGATGGCGGGTGTGAGGGCGATCCCGTCCAACATCGGGCTGGTCCGCGCGCTGCACTTCCCGCGCGCCTCGCTGCCGATCTCGTTCTCGCTGCAGCAGCTCCAGCAGCTGATGTTCTCGATGATCGTCGTGTTCCTGGTCGCGGTCGGGTTCGGGAACTACCCGTCCCTGTCGTGGCTGCTCGTGATCCCGGCGCTGATCCTCCAGTTCGCCTTCAACACCGGTCTCGCCCTGATCTTCGCCCGGATGGGGGCCAAGACCCCCGACCTCGCGCAGCTCATGCCGTTCGTCACGCGTACGTGGATGTACGCCTCCGGCGTCATGTTCTCGATCAAGACGATGCTGGAGGGCAAGCCCGAGTGGATCGCGGACGTCCTGCAGTGGAACCCGGCAGCGATCTACATGGACCTGATCCGCTTCGCGCTCATCGACGGGTACGGCCGGGAGAACCTGCCGCCGCACGTCTGGGCCTTCGCGGCCGGCTGGGCCGTCCTGATCGGCGCCGGCGGATTCGTGTACTTCTGGAAGGCTGAGGAGCGCTACGGCCGTGGCTGA
- a CDS encoding glycosyltransferase family 2 protein — translation MGNRPDELKALLDSVARQDGAPVEVVVVGQGVRLTGLADPAAGVRTVELPENLGIPGGRNVGIEAFRTAGGAGSDGFGVDVLLFLDDDGLLERTDTAELCRQAFTEDPELGIVSFRIADPQTGETQRRHVPRLRAADPMRSSRVTTFLGGANAVRTKVFEQVGDLPGQFFYAHEETDLAWRALDAGWLIDYRADMVLLHPATAPSRHAVYHRMVARNRVWLARRNLPAPLVPVYVGVWLLLTLLRKPSGPALKAWFGGFKEGWTTSCGPRRPMKWRTVWRLTRLGRPPVI, via the coding sequence ATGGGCAACCGCCCGGACGAGCTCAAGGCGCTCCTCGACTCGGTGGCCCGGCAGGACGGGGCCCCGGTCGAGGTGGTCGTCGTGGGCCAGGGCGTGCGCCTCACCGGCCTGGCGGACCCGGCGGCGGGCGTGCGCACCGTGGAGCTGCCCGAGAACCTGGGCATCCCGGGCGGCCGCAACGTCGGCATCGAGGCCTTCCGCACCGCGGGCGGCGCCGGCTCGGACGGGTTCGGCGTGGACGTCCTGCTCTTCCTGGACGACGACGGACTGCTGGAGCGCACCGACACCGCGGAGCTGTGCCGGCAGGCCTTCACCGAGGACCCCGAGCTGGGCATCGTCAGTTTCCGGATCGCCGATCCGCAGACCGGTGAGACCCAGCGCCGCCACGTTCCGCGGCTCCGGGCCGCCGACCCGATGCGCTCCTCGCGCGTCACCACCTTCCTGGGCGGCGCCAACGCCGTCCGCACGAAGGTGTTCGAACAGGTCGGAGACCTTCCGGGGCAGTTCTTCTACGCGCACGAGGAGACCGATCTGGCCTGGCGGGCGCTCGACGCCGGGTGGCTGATCGACTACCGGGCGGACATGGTGCTCCTGCACCCCGCCACGGCCCCCTCCCGGCACGCGGTCTACCACCGTATGGTGGCTCGCAACCGGGTGTGGCTCGCCCGCCGCAACCTGCCCGCCCCGCTGGTCCCGGTCTACGTGGGCGTCTGGCTCCTGCTGACGCTCCTGCGCAAGCCCTCGGGGCCCGCGCTCAAGGCCTGGTTCGGTGGCTTCAAGGAGGGCTGGACCACCTCCTGTGGTCCCCGGCGCCCCATGAAGTGGCGTACGGTCTGGCGGCTGACCCGGCTGGGAAGACCGCCTGTCATCTGA
- a CDS encoding CDP-alcohol phosphatidyltransferase family protein, translated as MPRPSVAELRPVVHPAGVKDRVSGEHWGGRLYMREISLRITRYLVTTKVTPNQLTYVMTLAGVLAAPALLVPGVWGAVLGVVAVQMYLLLDCVDGEVARWKKQFSLSGVYLDRVGAYLCDAAVLVGFGLRASDLWGTGRIDWLWAFLGTLAALGAILIKAETDLVGVARHQAGKPVVQDAAATPRSSGMALARRAAAALKFHRLVLGIEASLLILVLAVLDQMRGDLYFSRLGVAVLAGIAMLQTVLHLVSVLASSRLK; from the coding sequence ATGCCAAGACCATCCGTAGCTGAACTCCGGCCCGTCGTTCACCCGGCGGGCGTCAAGGACCGGGTCAGCGGCGAGCACTGGGGCGGGCGCCTCTACATGCGCGAGATCTCCCTGCGCATCACCCGCTACCTGGTCACCACCAAGGTCACGCCGAACCAGCTGACCTACGTGATGACCCTCGCCGGAGTCCTCGCCGCCCCGGCCCTCCTGGTGCCGGGCGTCTGGGGCGCCGTCCTCGGTGTGGTCGCGGTCCAGATGTACCTGCTGCTCGACTGCGTCGACGGCGAGGTCGCCCGCTGGAAGAAGCAGTTCTCGCTGTCCGGGGTCTACCTGGACCGGGTCGGCGCCTACCTCTGCGACGCGGCGGTGCTCGTCGGCTTCGGCCTGCGCGCCTCCGACCTGTGGGGCACCGGGCGCATCGACTGGCTGTGGGCCTTCCTGGGCACCCTCGCGGCGCTCGGCGCGATCCTGATCAAGGCCGAGACCGACCTGGTCGGCGTGGCCCGCCACCAGGCCGGCAAGCCCGTGGTCCAGGACGCGGCGGCAACCCCGCGCTCCTCCGGCATGGCGCTGGCGCGCCGGGCCGCCGCCGCGCTCAAGTTCCACCGCCTGGTCCTCGGCATCGAGGCCTCGCTGCTCATCCTGGTGCTGGCCGTCCTGGACCAGATGCGCGGCGACCTGTACTTCTCCCGCCTCGGCGTCGCGGTGCTCGCGGGCATCGCGATGCTGCAGACGGTGCTGCACCTGGTGTCGGTCCTGGCCTCCAGCAGGCTCAAGTGA
- a CDS encoding iron-containing alcohol dehydrogenase family protein, producing the protein MPVLTRLIPSPVVVDISRGAMDDLAGLLADQRVSASGKLAIAISGGSGAVLRAKLEPLLPHADWYSVVDGTIDSAVKLADEIKGRRYDAVVGLGGGKIIDVAKYAAARVGLAMVAVATNLSHDGICSPVSILDNDNGRGSYGVPMPIAMVVDLDVIREAPARFVRAGIGDAISNISAIADWELSHRLNGEPVDGLAAAMARTAGESVLRHPGSVGDDEFLTVLSEALVLSGIAMAISGDTRPSSGACHEISHAFDLLYPGRSALHGEQVGLGAAFAMHLRGEAAKSELFVQVLRRHGLPVLPEEIGFSVDEFVAAVEYAPQTRPGRFTILEHLNLSAAEIRDAYADYAKTIRS; encoded by the coding sequence ATGCCAGTACTGACGAGGCTCATCCCCTCGCCCGTCGTCGTCGACATCAGCCGCGGCGCGATGGACGATCTGGCCGGCCTCCTGGCCGACCAGCGCGTCTCCGCGTCCGGCAAGCTCGCGATCGCCATCAGCGGCGGCTCCGGCGCGGTGCTGCGCGCCAAGCTGGAGCCCCTGCTGCCGCACGCCGACTGGTACTCCGTCGTCGACGGGACCATCGACTCCGCGGTCAAGCTCGCCGACGAGATAAAGGGGCGGCGTTACGACGCCGTCGTGGGCCTGGGCGGCGGAAAGATCATCGACGTGGCGAAGTACGCCGCGGCGCGGGTCGGACTGGCCATGGTGGCGGTCGCCACCAACCTCTCGCACGACGGCATCTGCTCGCCGGTGTCCATCCTGGACAACGACAACGGCCGGGGCTCCTACGGCGTGCCCATGCCGATCGCGATGGTCGTCGACCTCGACGTCATCCGCGAGGCCCCGGCGCGGTTCGTCCGCGCGGGCATCGGTGACGCGATCTCCAACATCTCGGCCATCGCCGACTGGGAGCTCTCGCACCGCCTCAACGGCGAGCCCGTCGACGGCCTGGCCGCCGCCATGGCCCGTACCGCGGGCGAGTCCGTGCTGCGCCACCCCGGCTCGGTCGGCGACGACGAGTTCCTCACGGTGCTGTCCGAGGCGCTCGTCCTCTCCGGCATCGCCATGGCGATCAGCGGGGACACCCGCCCCTCGTCCGGTGCATGCCACGAGATCAGCCACGCCTTCGACCTGCTCTACCCGGGACGCTCCGCGCTCCACGGCGAGCAGGTCGGCCTCGGCGCGGCCTTCGCCATGCACCTGCGGGGGGAAGCGGCCAAGTCCGAGCTCTTCGTCCAGGTGCTGCGCCGGCACGGGCTGCCGGTGCTGCCCGAGGAGATCGGGTTCAGCGTGGACGAGTTCGTCGCGGCCGTCGAGTACGCCCCCCAGACCCGTCCGGGACGCTTCACGATCCTGGAGCACCTCAACCTGTCCGCCGCCGAGATCAGGGACGCTTACGCCGACTATGCCAAGACCATCCGTAGCTGA
- a CDS encoding phosphocholine cytidylyltransferase family protein: MIGLVLAAGAGRRLRPYTDTLPKALVPVGPEGAEESITVLDLTLGNFAEVGLTEVAIVVGYRKEAVYERREALEAKYGVKITLIDNDKAEEWNNAYSLWCARDVLKQGVILANGDTVHPVSVEKTLLAARGKGQKIILALDTVKSLADEEMKVITDGEKGVQRITKLMDPATATGEYIGVTLIEPEAAEALAEALKTTFERDPDLYYEDGYQQLVNDGFTIDVAPIGDVKWVEIDNHDDLAKGRTIACQY, encoded by the coding sequence ATGATCGGCCTCGTCCTCGCTGCCGGAGCCGGACGCCGCCTGCGTCCCTACACCGACACCCTGCCCAAGGCCCTCGTGCCCGTCGGACCCGAAGGGGCCGAGGAGAGCATCACGGTGCTCGACCTGACGCTCGGCAACTTCGCCGAGGTCGGTCTGACCGAGGTCGCCATCGTCGTCGGCTACCGCAAGGAAGCCGTGTACGAGCGCCGGGAGGCCCTGGAGGCCAAGTACGGCGTCAAGATCACGCTGATCGACAACGACAAGGCCGAGGAGTGGAACAACGCCTACTCCCTGTGGTGCGCTCGTGACGTCCTGAAGCAGGGTGTGATCCTCGCCAACGGCGACACCGTGCACCCCGTCTCCGTCGAGAAGACCCTGCTCGCCGCCCGCGGCAAGGGCCAGAAGATCATCCTCGCCCTCGACACGGTCAAGAGCCTGGCCGACGAGGAGATGAAGGTCATCACCGACGGCGAGAAGGGCGTGCAGCGCATCACCAAGCTGATGGACCCGGCCACCGCGACCGGCGAGTACATCGGCGTCACCCTGATCGAGCCGGAGGCCGCCGAGGCGCTGGCCGAGGCGCTGAAGACCACCTTCGAGCGCGACCCCGACCTCTACTACGAGGACGGCTACCAGCAGCTCGTCAACGACGGTTTCACCATCGACGTGGCCCCCATCGGTGACGTCAAGTGGGTCGAGATCGACAACCACGACGACCTCGCCAAGGGCCGGACGATCGCATGCCAGTACTGA
- a CDS encoding DUF5941 domain-containing protein: protein MPTVILTGLPVPGSALADELRSLGFEVRPAATPWDTAAALARVPADQRVAVVDGEFVGHVHALRLALTDPRFDACAVTGAFAVQPGARAALDRAAALDASAPVGDGPYPDRLAAAVEADGTPVHRPELGTLVAAVPATTDERREATAAVAAVDDEAVRLRTAVKSRDGFFTTFFVSPYSRYIARWCARRGLTPNQVTTASLITALIAAGCAATGDRWGYVASGVLLLVSFVLDCTDGQLARYSLQYSTMGAWLDATFDRAKEYSFYAGLALGAARNGDDVWALALGAMILMTCRHVVDFAFNEANHDAAATATSPSGSPTAALSAKLDSVGWTVWVRRMIILPIGERWAMIAVLIAFTTPRIVFYALLVGCAFGALYTTAGRVLRSLTRKATRTDRAARALADLADSGPLAELVSRVLNRLRARPLGILGLALSATAVFVIFQQPFGSWKSVAAAGMYVLLAGGIVMAPLKGALDWLVPPVFRAAEYTTVLILAAKADVPGALPAAFGLVAAVAYHHYDTVYRIRGGTGAPPHWLVRTIGGHEGRILLITVLAAVLASRAVDFPVALTALAVFVALVVLVESIRFWVSSGAPAVHDEGEPA, encoded by the coding sequence CTGCCGACCGTCATCCTTACCGGCCTGCCGGTGCCCGGATCAGCGCTCGCCGACGAGCTGCGCTCACTCGGCTTCGAGGTCCGCCCCGCGGCCACCCCGTGGGACACCGCCGCCGCGCTGGCGCGGGTACCCGCCGATCAGCGGGTGGCCGTCGTGGACGGGGAGTTCGTCGGTCACGTGCACGCCCTGCGGCTCGCGCTGACGGACCCGCGGTTCGACGCCTGCGCCGTCACCGGGGCCTTCGCCGTGCAGCCCGGCGCCCGTGCGGCCCTGGACCGGGCCGCCGCGCTCGACGCGTCCGCCCCCGTGGGCGACGGCCCGTACCCCGACCGGCTCGCCGCCGCCGTCGAGGCCGACGGCACCCCCGTGCACCGCCCCGAGCTGGGCACCCTCGTCGCCGCCGTGCCCGCCACGACCGATGAGCGCCGGGAGGCCACCGCCGCCGTCGCGGCCGTCGACGACGAGGCCGTCCGGCTGCGCACCGCCGTGAAGTCCCGCGACGGGTTCTTCACCACCTTCTTCGTCAGCCCGTACTCGCGCTACATCGCCCGCTGGTGCGCGCGCCGCGGACTGACCCCCAACCAGGTCACCACCGCCTCGCTGATCACCGCGCTGATCGCGGCCGGCTGCGCGGCGACCGGGGACCGCTGGGGCTACGTCGCCTCCGGCGTGCTGCTCCTCGTCTCCTTCGTCCTGGACTGCACGGACGGGCAGCTCGCCCGCTACTCGCTCCAGTACTCGACGATGGGCGCCTGGCTCGACGCCACCTTCGACCGCGCGAAGGAGTACTCCTTCTACGCGGGCCTCGCGCTCGGCGCGGCCAGGAACGGCGACGACGTCTGGGCCCTGGCCCTCGGCGCCATGATCCTCATGACCTGCCGGCACGTCGTGGACTTCGCCTTCAACGAGGCCAACCACGACGCCGCGGCCACTGCGACCTCTCCTTCCGGCAGTCCCACCGCGGCCCTCTCGGCCAAGCTGGACAGCGTCGGCTGGACGGTCTGGGTCCGGCGCATGATCATCCTGCCGATCGGCGAGCGCTGGGCCATGATCGCGGTCCTGATCGCCTTCACCACCCCGCGGATCGTCTTCTACGCCCTGCTCGTCGGCTGCGCCTTCGGCGCCCTCTACACGACGGCCGGCCGCGTCCTGCGCTCGCTGACCCGCAAGGCGACCCGTACCGACCGGGCCGCCCGGGCGCTCGCGGACCTGGCCGACTCGGGCCCGCTGGCCGAGCTCGTCAGCCGGGTGCTGAACCGCCTGCGCGCCAGGCCGCTGGGAATCCTCGGCCTCGCGTTGTCGGCCACGGCGGTCTTCGTGATCTTCCAGCAGCCCTTCGGCAGCTGGAAGAGCGTCGCCGCGGCCGGGATGTACGTCCTCCTCGCCGGCGGCATCGTCATGGCGCCCCTCAAGGGAGCCCTCGACTGGCTCGTGCCGCCCGTCTTCCGGGCCGCCGAGTACACCACCGTCCTGATCCTCGCCGCCAAGGCGGACGTCCCCGGGGCCCTTCCCGCGGCATTCGGACTGGTCGCGGCGGTCGCCTACCATCACTACGACACGGTCTACCGCATCCGCGGTGGCACCGGCGCGCCCCCGCACTGGCTGGTGCGAACGATCGGCGGGCACGAAGGCCGGATCCTGTTGATCACGGTCCTGGCCGCCGTCCTGGCGTCGCGCGCCGTCGACTTCCCCGTCGCGCTCACGGCCCTCGCCGTGTTCGTGGCACTCGTGGTGCTCGTGGAGAGCATCCGCTTCTGGGTGTCCTCCGGGGCACCCGCCGTACATGACGAAGGAGAACCAGCATGA